The stretch of DNA tcctttgCGTAAATTTTTTTAACTCTGGCGCCGAACTAAACAGACCTCATGAGCATCATTGCATCAAGTACACAAAAGGACACCCAACTATAAGATGGCTTCGCTCATGTCATGTATGGTCCTCCACTCCAAGTTTTTTCTTTTTGCCAGATGCACATCAGGTTTTCAGTTGCAGAATGATGCTCATCATCAGCAATCTAGGAGTACAGCATCCTAATCAATTTGTGTTTGTCAGTTCATGTCCAGCACCCTTGTTCGATAGTAATATTAGTTCCATTTTGGCGACCAGAAGAAAAGAAATTTTTATCAGTACCATTTCAGCTTCAGCTGCAGATGCTACGCGACGCAACCTACCCACCCATAAAGTTCACTTTTTTTTTATCAATCATCAGACTGCGCAACTCAGAGACGAATCATGAACGGAATGACACAGGGGCGGTTTGGTTTGCCAAAAAAATGTAATTCTTTCCTCTTCCATTCCCTTCTTACTGAGAAATCCCATGAACACGAGGGAGACACGGACTagtaagaaaaaaaagaaaaagaaagagaaaactAAGCAGGGGTTCGATTGCTTCGATGATCTCCCTCTTTTGGTTTGCAAAGCTGCAATCAAAAGAGGATCGATTGCTCATCCCCTGTGTTATCTTGTCGTTGGTGGTGTTTATCCCCTCCGATCGCCCTTCCTTCCGTCGCCCGGCCTATTTACAAAAGAGTATATTACAGGATTTGTTGCATCACCTGACCTCGCACCGGATTAGAGCTCCTTGTTgccgtcgtggcgcgcgcgtgcggcggtggcgccgccgtcgtcgtcgcagACCCCGCGCTTGCCGTAGCAATGCAGGAACACCCAGAGCAGGGCGGCATTGAGCAGCGTGTTGAAGACCCACGCGCCGATGCCGCTGCACCCGCCGCCGACGGCGCCGAAGTGCATCCACACCACGCCCACGTGGCACGCCAGGTTGCACCCGAGCAGCGCGAGCTGGCAGGCGAGCGCGACGGGGGCGccccgggcggcgcgcgcggcggggaggCCGGCGCCCACCCAGAACCGGAACCCGAACGCGACGGCGTGCGCCAGCGTCGACGCCAGGATGGCCAGCACCTGGAACGACTGCGAGAACTCCAGCCACAGGAACGCCATGGCCACGGAGGCGGCGTGCGCGAACACCCGCGCCGAGGCGCCCCGCCGGCGCTGGAGCACCGCGAACACGCCCCGCGCCGCGTGGAGGTACCGGGAGAGGTAGTAGGCGTAGGACCAGAAGAAGACGCGGCCCGAGGAGCGGGTCCCCGGCGGGAAGCACAGGAGCCACCGGAACGGCGTGGTCCGGCTCCGGCCGCGCCACGACCACCGCGTGTCCCGTATCTCCGCGACGGCGGAGAGCAGGGTGCCGGCGAAGATGGCCGCCGACACGGCCGCCATGaggagcgcgtgcgcggccggcACGGGGCCGAGCGGGAGCGGCTTccggcggcgcagggcggccCCGAGGAAGGCGTCGAGGGCGAGGCAGAGCGCGACGTAGGAGGCGAGGAAGCCGAGGAGGAACGCCCAGGTGGAGAACCACAGGTGGGTGGGGCTCCACCGGAAGCCGACGATGGCCGGGTGCTCGGCGAGCCAGtacgtggcggcggcggccatgggcgGCGGATCGCACCCCTTCCCGGCCGaagaggtggtggcggtggtggttgtgcGTGTTCGGTGTGGAGGATGGAAAGGGATTTGGGGAAGAGACGGCTGGATATATATAGCCGGCCGCCATTGCCGGAGGTTGGTTGGTTTCTTCGTTCAGCTTCAGCCTCCCTGTGTCGGTCAAGCCTCATTTTTTATTTAGAAAGCTGGTATTTTTATTCTGTTTCTATCTTCAGTTTTTGACTTTTATTTCTTCTCTTTATTATGATTGGAGTCTCTAGAACTACTTCTTCTCCATTTTAGAGTAGACCAACAAGGGATTGATGAAGTTCTAGAGGAGGCCAATTATGAAATGTGCTAAAAAGTCATCTATTATTAGGATCGTGTTAGGGCCACAAACGCAAAGAGAAGACGGTTTGCATGCTGTGCCGGCTTGGTTGGAGCATCCTTCATACATTTCTGCGTCTCCGGCTCCGGGGTCATGAGAAGTTTGTGTTTCGCCATCCAAAGTTGTCTGTCGAAATGGGACACTCAATCTTGTTTCTTCTCGAGACAAAAAAAAGAAGGAACGCTCCTAATTGGCAATTGAATGCCTTTGGTTACCTGTAACTGAGGGAGTATTTTACAGATTGCGGTCGTTGAATGGAATTTTCTTTGGACCATAGAACTAACAGGTCCGGCCTCGGGCAGCATCAGTATTATGCAAATAAAGAAAGCAATAGATGTCTATGCAggtttcaatttttttttcttttcaaaaaagGTTGAGAAGGATCTAAGTTGCAACAAAGGTAGCAATAGAAATGCCACTGTTTTTTTCCTGAACAATGACATGAGCCCTGCCGTGCACTAATTATAGAGAAGAGTTGAATTTAAATGAAAAAAAAACAAGGCCACCGAATTCTCAGTCGGCGTCAACAGACCACCATTGAATTGAATCTTGAGAGACAGAAAAAACAAGAAGCCCCAAAGGCTGCTGTTACTTAGCACTAATTGTTTAAGGAATCCAATCCAATGCTTAGCCGGTGAGGTGAGAGTGAGAGGATGTGGTCGGCGGTCGGCACCGTTGCCTGCATCATACCACTACTATTTTTTGGATACCTAATCTCCTGTCCTCGGTTTAACAAACTGCCCATCCATGCTGATTATTCTAAACACTAATCTATTCGCCTGCAGCAGCGATACGTGTGTCTTGTACTAAAAACTAATCAACCCGGTGTCATCACCGACTGGTTTATCTCCACCGCACCTCATCTATCCACCAGTTGCCCTGTCCTGAATTCTCTGCTCAGGCAACTTTCAGACTTGGGAAAATCAATTCATTCATCTGTTCTAGACGCCTACCTGACGCCACACCGGACAAAATTCTACATAGAATCTGTCAAAGCGTGCGTGCAAATTATGTCAAACGCAATGCCCTGCTTGGAATTAAATATATAATATTAGATAGATATATATCTGTGTGAATATTTGACATTCACATGCATCCACCTCCAGAAGAGGAGAAAAGGACAGAGATAGAGGAGGCAGGCATCTGTTGGGTTTGGCTCTCAAGTATGAAGTACCAACAGGTGCTTATCATCACTTGTCCTTTTGCTCATCCCTTTGTTTTTTCCTCCTCTTTTCTCTCCTGCAGTGTGAGTGTGAGCCAACCGCTGCCTGCATGCCAAGTCAGTGTTGGATTTGCATGAAGGAAAAGAGGAGCAGCGGTATTAAGTACTATGTAGTTGTGGATGCACCTGGATGAAGGTTGCTGCGTGCAGCTTCAGTTCACTGCCGAAAAGTCTGAAACCAGAGGGATCCATCTCtcttttttattattatttgCGGGCTTCATCCCCTGTCTAGAAAAATCTAGGTTATTAGTTGCTTCATTCTTTACAACTCTATATATAGGTTGTCAATAACAGTTAATTGTCCGCCATATTACTAGCTGTAGATATTTCAGTATCAGCTTTGCACAAGGCAGCAGGTTCTGACGGATAGTACGTAATTATGCTCACTCTGGTAAACTGATACTAGCAAAGAGCAGTGTCCGTTTGGGCAGCATAATGAAGTACTAGTACCTGAAGAAAGATTCTGAGATCCATCTGGGCTTCAGTTTCATGCATGAGATCCATCGAGGGCACGCATAACCAAAAGAGCATCGGACGATGGTGCTGCTCTACCAACCTTTCGCTGTTGATGAGCAAAAAAGGATCGGAACAGCACCTGAGAAGACCCAGTGGAGAAGCACATTGGAATATTGTTAGGCTGGTTTGCTGGTAAAAGAGATTAATTAATACATAGATAACTGATGAGGATCCGAGGCAAATAAAGTGTAAGGTTAGAACAAAGCAAGCATGGAGGGGAATTTGCCTTGTCTTTACACATGCGTGGACACGGGAGCATATATATGATGTCTGTAGAGTGTCCGAGACCAACCTGCTGGATCATGTTACATACATACAGTAGGCGGCACAGCATCTTCAGTAACAAAAAATCTCAAGATCGATGTTACATGCAGCTAATTAAAAGCTGCGAAATTGTGTGCAAGCTCGCTCTATCTATGCCTCCAACGTCTGGCCGCGTATGGTAACTGATCTCCGGATCGATCATCAGGAGATGTTTTTGTGCAGCAACAGTAGGGACTGATATGCAATTTGTATACGTCGGTCTTATTAATTTCAGAGTGAAATGCACCGGCCGTCTCTAAATTAATTAGAGTGCATCACTTAGCTCCATCAACTTCGAAAATGTATTTCTGGATCCACAAACTTTTTAAATTATTCACCGTAGGTCCGTATGTATCCATGTGTGCACGTAATAATGACATGGCATGCTGACTGTATGTCTCCTATCTCATTTATCCCTCTCTTCTCTAAATCTCTCAAATCCAACCCCTCACGAGCAGTCTTGCCATCCATACCGCTCTCTAACACGCTCACCACGTCCACTAGTACGTCCATCGGATGATCGGACATGGCACACACTAGCACCATCGCTCACATGGCCGTAACCACCATAGCGGGAGGCACCTCGAGTTAGATGGCCCTAGCGAGTGGCGGGATTGACAAGCGACCCACCGGCCAAGAGGAGGAGGGAGATGGCATGGTGGAGAAGAAAACTAGGGACAAAGCATCAATTTCTCATCATAATCCATGTTGGCGGTATCGGGAATGTACCATCAGCGTGCCATATCAGTGTTACGTGCATATGTGGATATATATGGATCTGCGTGAACAATTTAAAAAGTTTGTGGACCCAGAAATGCACTTTCGGAGTTGACGGACCTAAATGGCACACCCTTCCAAATTTGTGGATCTAAAAATAGAACTCTCGGAGTTGACAGACCTAAATGACATACCCTTGCAAATTTAGGAATGGTGGTGCATTTTGCTCTAAATttcaagaagaaaaaaaaagtgcTAGTCACGGAATAAATAAGCAAACTTTGATAAAGAGTCCATAGACGAGAGGAGGATTAATTCCATCCATGTGCTGCTGGGCGTGGACCGGTGCACGCAAAAGTCCAACAGGAGCTATAGCTAGAAGAAGACAGGGTGGAAGAAAGTTATCAGTAGAAATAAAAAACAGAGACATTGCTGTCCAAGTCCAGCAGGAGACTACTCCACTAGTCCACTACCGGTAGTCTAGTAGGTTGGTTCCTTTGGAAAAAGACACAGCTGAACTATCAGCGGGCACGAAAAACAGAAGGCGACTGAAGAGATGACTCTGACTATGAGCAGTAGCAGCACTGGCGACTGAAGAGATCGATGCTGTTGTTGCCgccaggtacagcaggaggatAGACCATAGATAGATGCAATAATAATAAAATGGTGGTGATGAAATAAATCAAGCTCTAGAGGGAGCGTCCATCGTCCCAATGCAAGCTCGTCGCGTCCACATGGAAACCGTGCTTGTTTTTCTTCGTTtggaaataaaaaataaaagcGATGCGTAAATTAGGCTTGTGCTTAACGTGATCCAACACTAGCTATAGCTATCATCGATGGACGACGTGTGCGCGGCGCGTTGTGAACAGCAGAAGTCTCCCTATCAATGATGATAGGGCAGGTACACACGCGCGATCATCATCCTTTAATTTGCTCATCGATCTCTCTACTTTGTTAGCCATTCATTCCCGGCCTGCAGTTAGATATTTCGCCTGCAAGGCAGGTGAGGCCGTCTCTGACGGATAATCACTACTCCAACAGGGGGACTATGGAGCGGTGATATTTGttgaaaaagaaaacaaaaagaaaaacaCAACGGCTCCCGCTCGGCGCGGCATACGTCCCCACGCGTCAGCCGTGGCCGCTGCTCCCGCTGGCCCCGCGCTacaggagagggagagggagaggggaggagagaggaccggcggggaggaggggagagggtgctgcggccgccgcgccgcactGTTGCCTCGCTACCGTTGGCCCATCGCGCAGCCCCTTGCATGGCCGCTGCCCCGCGCCCGCCGGGAGGAGGAGCGGGggcggggaggagaggaggcggCCGAGGAGAGGAGGGACGGGGGGCGCCGGGGGAGCAGCtgcggggaggggcggcagtGGGGGggagagaaggaaatgtgagGAAGAGGGAGGACGACGGATAGGATAAATTTTAGATAATAATATCGGTAGATTGTAATATAAACCGGCGGCGGTGATAGCAAACCATACACTTGGAAGCTATCACCACCGGATCGTAACACGAACCGGCGGTTATATACTATAATCGCCGGTTCAAATTGAACCGACGGTGATGAGGTCTTTGGAAAGCCATATTCTGTTGCAGTAACTTATCTGTGATCATCATCAGCCAATCGATAGATGATAGTCTCATCTCTATTATGGTAGCCTCATCTCTATTATGGTAACTTTTTTTTAAACGAACTTGCAGGAGAGCTGCCAATTATATTAAAAAAGAAAGGCAACCCAAATGGAGGACTATATAGGCTGAGCCTGGGCATCTCTATTATGGCAGCATGCATTGCATATTTGCATGCATAAAAGAACCGGAATAATAAGAATGGAAAGATTGTGATGCCCCCACATGAACACCCACAGCAAGCAAACTTTATTATTTCGCTTTTTAAGAAAGGAACGTCGTCACCTGGAATGGAAAAGGACCCATCGTCCCATCCTGGATGTCGACGAGAAGCACATTGCATTGCTGCCTGGAATACTATTAGGTTGGTGGCGAAGGAGACTAGTGAGCTCAGCGACACAAAGTGTTTGATTAGTAATAAACAAAGTGAAGAACGGAACGGACTGGAGCTTACTTTATTCACAAATGCATATTTTACAGTAAAACTCCATAACAGCTGTATGCAAGTCCACAGCATTTGGCCAAGTGGTAATTAATTTCTGTCGTTGCAACTGTTTACAGTAGCTAGGGTATTAATGTATTCTTATTATTGGAAAAGAGAAGAAATATCTGTCGCCGACAGTACAGTAGTGGAACAGAATTAAGGAGGACGGGGGGTGAAAAGCACGCAACGACGACGACCACCGTTATTTCATATCAAATCCAACAACAGGAAGGAGATCGATTACTACCCTCTAGTCTTCTCTTGTAGCTAGCCAGTCAGGATGTTCCTTTCACAAAGACAAGTAATAACAGGAGAccggaagaagaaaaaaagcaGATGGTCAGCAGGGGCGTCGACGACGAAGATGACTTGCAGACAATAATGAACAGGTAGCAGTGCACCCCAGTCGACTGAAGATGCGTGGAGTGATGGGAATTTGCTGTCAGACCTGGGTGGTGAGTAACCATCCGTTTGGTTAGTTTTGAGGTCGTTAAAATTAAGAAGGATAAAACCATCTACGAGCCGTTATTGTCATGCTATTCACAGTATTCTTATCTTTATTCCACAATTTAAGCGACGTGGTACGACTACGAGACAACAAAACAACAACCAGACTGTCGTCTTCTAGAACCAATTCATTTCAGGCCCATCTGGTAAGGAAACCGCTGAGCCCGCCCACCACAAACGAAGGAATAAGAGTACAAACAAACAAGCCCAGAAGCCCATTTAGTTTAGCCGAGCACAAAAAGGAAAGAAATGACTGGGCTGGGCTCCCCAAGGCGGATACGATGAGAATACGGCGTACACCACTAGTAGTAGCCGAGATACGGACGGATTGACcaaataattaattaattaattaattaatggCGTCCGTCTTCCTCTCCCGTCCCCGTCGGCCGCGGCCCAGCTGCCCCGAAGCTTCTCGCCTCTTCCCGTCTGGAATTCCACTCCACCACCGACCCGCCCGcccgcctccctccctctccctctccctctccctctgctCGCGCGCAGCTTGGTTGCGCACAAGATTCCTTGACCTCCGCTCGGCCTGCCGACTTTGAGGATCGGATCGGATTTCTCAGATCAGATCGACCGCTGCTACTCCAGCCCAGGTAACCTTTACTACTCGTTCCAATCCTTCCTCCTCCTACCCCCGGTCATCTGATCTACCCTACCCCCGGGACCGGAGGGATTGACCCAAACCCAGCGCTGCTCACTCGGTGATCCGCTTTGTACACGGGTTTTGCTTCCGCAGGTCAGATCGCGTTTCTCTGTCGCTCATTTAGGCTTGCCCGCCCGGCAGCAGTTGTGTTGCTCCGAATCCGTCCGGTTCCTGCTGTGATTTCACTTCAGTCTGCTAGGCACGGTGTCAGCTTCAGGTCTCTAGGGCCCGTTTCATTTCTGGGTGGAGCGCAGCAGTCAGCTGGGGAGTCCTTTCCCGGTCTCCAGCGTACCAGTGACTTAGTACTGCTCGTTTGCTCCCTCCGCGCCTCAAAACAAGCACGGCACGGTTTGTGCTTCGTTGCTACGCTACATATGTGAATGATGGAGTAGCTCATCTCATTGCAACTGATTTTTTGCAGCCTTTGGTTGCTCACTGAAACTGAAAGCTCTCTCCCTGTTTCAGGTAAGAAAACTACGCTGACCTAGTATTTCCCTACTAAACGGTTGCGGATTACTACACTGCCCCTATTAACCTTTTCTTTTACTCGTTTTGGACATTCCCACGCTCTGTAGTTCCCTCCACCTGTAATGCAGTTAGTAGCGGGTAGTGACAAGGAACTGAAAACAAAACGTCCCTCAAACTTTCTCAGTTCTTCACACTCATTCGGCTGCCACTTCCACATAAGCCTAAAACTAGGATGAAAATGTGGCCCTTCCTCTCTACCTGTAATAATGCACTCTGGGGAATGGTATTAGTCACTTTGGATTATTGTAAGAGCATGAGCGGTGGTTCTCCTGCCTGCCTCTCCAGTACTAGCATAAACCTACCTGATGGACGACAATAAACTGAGTGTCTGATTTCTCAGAATAGTCGTTGTTGGTACTGCTGAGGAGCAGGCTGGCTCTTTCATGTGTTGAGTCTGGTTTTGTCTTGAGAAGGAATACAGGAGCAGGATCCAGTGAATTCTGTCTGTCTGATTCTCTTTAGTTGGGAGGGACTAGTCATGGTTAGCTACATATACAATGTGGTCAACCAACGGTAGGAACTGCTTGTAGATAGCTTTCCTGAGAAACAAACTAGTAAGTGGCTTTCTTGACAAACAAACTAGTGCAGATGTTAAATCCCAATTCATAACTAACAGATTGTATAGCTGCATAGATATATAGGAGGGAATGGTATATACAGAGCGCGAATGTTCAGAAAATTGGCTTGTCGCTGCGAATAGCATACATCAACCTGGCAGTATTTATTAATAGCATACATCAACCTGGCAGTATTTATTAAAAATTATAGTCAGATCCTTGTTGCAACGCATACACTTTGTGTTTCTGACAGTTGTGGCAATTTTCATCCATTGCAGCTAATATCAGCTCTGACAACACCCAATATGGCGGCAAATGTCGGGCAATCGACAAGCGGCAGCAGCAGTGGCGCTGATGCCGGGGGTAGTTTCGAGTGCAACATATGCTTTGAGCTGCCACAGGAGCCGATTGTAACGCTCTGTGGCCACCTCTTCTGCTGGCCATGCCTTTACAAATGGCTGCGCATCCACTCGCACTCACCAGAGTGCCCAGTGTGCAAGGCTGTCGTCGAGGAGGATAAGCTCGTCCCTCTGTATGGCCGCGGCAAGGACCGTGTCGACCCAAGGTCAAAGAACGTCCCAGGGCCTGACATTCCCAACCGGCCAGCTGGGCAGAGGCCTCCAACTGCTCCACAGGCCGATCCTAACAATCACTTCCCCAATGCCAACCCAAACCCATGGTTCATGGGTGGAGGCATCCCGCTGGCCAATGCACGGTGGGGGAACTATACGTTCTCGGCTGCGTTCGGGGGTTTGTTCCCGCTGCTCAGCTTCCAGGTGCATGGGTTCCCTGATGCAACAGCTTATGGTCAGCCGGCTGGGTTCCCTTACGGGTATGGGCACGGCCATGGGCATGCGTTTCACGGTGGGCATGCAGGACATGCTCATGCTGCAGCTCCCCGGCATGGGCCACATGGGCAACAGCAGCAGGCGGATGTGTACCTGAAGGCGCTGCTCATCCTGGTTGGATTTCTTGTGATCGCAAGCCTCATCACGTTCTAGGCATGCTTGTTGGTGTCATATTGTTTGTCAGCTTTGCTGGTAATAAGTGAGAGAAAGACATACAAGACAATTGCCGTGGTGATACGATTCCGATGTTGCTGTGTGCGTTTACCTAGCTTTGCCTCCATACACGACCAAATCTGAATGGAGTGGTGCGTCTGCATGGAAGTGTTGATAGAGATATTGGTGTACATACTGTTTGGATGTGGTCCAGTGGAGCACACTTCATGTATACTGCGGTTTTGATCATACTAGAATAATTTGGACATGTGTTTGTTTGAATGAAACGTAGCAAGGGCATTTTGCCCTACATGTAAATTGTACTTTTGATATATCTGTAATGAACAAGCAAGGCATGCAGTTGTTAAG from Panicum hallii strain FIL2 chromosome 3, PHallii_v3.1, whole genome shotgun sequence encodes:
- the LOC112886954 gene encoding elongation of fatty acids protein 3-like, which codes for MAAAATYWLAEHPAIVGFRWSPTHLWFSTWAFLLGFLASYVALCLALDAFLGAALRRRKPLPLGPVPAAHALLMAAVSAAIFAGTLLSAVAEIRDTRWSWRGRSRTTPFRWLLCFPPGTRSSGRVFFWSYAYYLSRYLHAARGVFAVLQRRRGASARVFAHAASVAMAFLWLEFSQSFQVLAILASTLAHAVAFGFRFWVGAGLPAARAARGAPVALACQLALLGCNLACHVGVVWMHFGAVGGGCSGIGAWVFNTLLNAALLWVFLHCYGKRGVCDDDGGATAARARHDGNKEL
- the LOC112886835 gene encoding E3 ubiquitin-protein ligase RNF5-like, with the protein product MAANVGQSTSGSSSGADAGGSFECNICFELPQEPIVTLCGHLFCWPCLYKWLRIHSHSPECPVCKAVVEEDKLVPLYGRGKDRVDPRSKNVPGPDIPNRPAGQRPPTAPQADPNNHFPNANPNPWFMGGGIPLANARWGNYTFSAAFGGLFPLLSFQVHGFPDATAYGQPAGFPYGYGHGHGHAFHGGHAGHAHAAAPRHGPHGQQQQADVYLKALLILVGFLVIASLITF